The following proteins come from a genomic window of Palaemon carinicauda isolate YSFRI2023 chromosome 12, ASM3689809v2, whole genome shotgun sequence:
- the LOC137650929 gene encoding uncharacterized protein, with translation MAVTQSKQQALGNVYEDLDTKEGQKKIYKIAKGRNKATKYITHIKQIKNEDGVVICSSSDIKGRWRQYFERLLQRENPRSIIADGNPNLGMVRDIDREEIKVALSEMKNGKAMGPDKIPVEVWKCLGDFGMDMLWDLMKKIHRKEKMSRMWRNSFLVPIFKE, from the coding sequence ATGGCGGTGACACAGTCAAAACAGCAAGCATTGGGtaatgtatatgaagatttggacacaaaggagggtcaaaagaagatttacaagattgctaaaggaagaaataaagcaaCTAAATATATTACCCACATTAAGCAGATAAAAAATGAGGATGGAGTGGTAATTtgtagctcaagtgatataaaaggaaggtggaggcaatattttgaaagattgctacAAAGAGAAAATCCAagatctataattgcagatggaaatccaaatttaggcatggtaagagatatagatagagaagaaattaaggttgccctcagcgagatgaaaaatggaaaagctatGGGACCTGATAAGATCCCAGTGGAAGTCTGGAAATGCTTGGGGGACTTTGGAAtggatatgctgtgggatctgatgaaaaagatacaccggaaagaaaagatgtccagaatgtggaggaatagctttttagtacccatattcaaagaatag